The following coding sequences are from one Aethina tumida isolate Nest 87 chromosome 2, icAetTumi1.1, whole genome shotgun sequence window:
- the LOC109596754 gene encoding hemocyte protein-glutamine gamma-glutamyltransferase-like, protein MGENLEVESVYLYPLENSKRHKTEKYEVIHDENPIPILRRGERFTLAIRFMNRPFRKDLDLVKLIFNYGPNPNPIKGTKKVLKLDPGKTRVSEDNKNWSFALLVDDGETITVEVYSPPTIPVGLWGLQVETSVPNKEPSSFTYENDLYFLFNPWKCHDLTYMPEERLLEEYVLTDVGKIWVGPLGTSKGREWVFGQFDACVLPAVMVMFEKSGLPHESRGDPIKLTRMISKMVNSNDDDGILVGRWDGEYDDGTAPSAWTGSVPILQEYLDTEAPVSYGQCWVFSGVVTTICRAIGIPSRVVSNLVSAHDTNATLTVDKYFDANNEELKEFNEDSIWNYHVWNDVYMARPDLPPGYGGWQAIDATPQEMSSGFYQCGPASLEAIKKGQVGLNYDVPFMVASVNADLMRWKEDKTCELGYAKIYCNKYHIGRYVLTKKPFFFDPNTDKDRQDITCEYKMKEGTEDERLSLLNAVRGTETAKRLYELPDPGLEDVSFDLVELEKINIGENFCLVVNIKNKSDKERHIKVSLSAGSVYYTGVKANLIKKIHGEFVMKPHSTEKLRMTVKADEYLEKLVEYCNMKLYAIATVTETRQTWADEDDFQVIKPSIKIDVPAEIPNKRNTLINLSFVNPLKKTLTKCKFNVSGPSLVRNQLIHYPDVAPGATVNVGVNITPRLEGDQKIVATFSSKELLDITGSAQVEVV, encoded by the exons ATGGGCGAGAATTTGGAAGTGGAGTCGGTTTATTTATATCCATTGGAGAATTCCAAACGGCATAAAACGGAAAAATATGAAGTGATTCACGACGAAAATCCCATTCCAATTTTAAGAAGGGGTGAAAGATTCACTTTAGCCATTCGATTTATGAACAGGCCTTTTCGCAAGGATCTCGACTTggtaaaacttattttcaactatg GTCCAAATCCTAATCCTATCAAGGGtacaaaaaaagtattaaaactagATCCCGGCAAAACTAGGGTGTCTGAAGATAACAAAAACTGGTCGTTCGCCCTTTTGGTTGATGATGGTGAAACCATAACTGTCGAG GTATATTCCCCTCCAACAATTCCGGTTGGTCTGTGGGGTCTGCAAGTCGAAACAAGTGTTCCAAATAAAGAACCATCTTCGTTCACTTATGAAAACGACCTGTATTTTCTATTCAATCCATGGAAGTGCC atgaTTTAACCTACATGCCCGAGGAGAGACTTTTAGAAGAATACGTCCTGACAGACGTAGGCAAAATATGGGTTGGACCCCTAGGCACCAGTAAAGGACGTGAATGGGTCTTTGGACAATTCGATGCGTGTGTGCTTCCGGCGGTGATGGTGATGTTTGAAAAATCAGGATTGCCCCATGAAAG TCGCGGCGATCCGATAAAACTGACGAGAATGATTTCAAAAATGGTAAACAGCAACGATGATGATGGGATTTTGGTGGGTCGCTGGGATGGGGAGTACGATGATGGGACTGCACCATCTGCTTGGACTGGGTCTGTGCCAATTCTACAGGAGTATCTCGATACGGAAGCACCCGTAAGTTATGGTCAATGCTGGGTGTTCTCTGGGGTTGTCACAACAA TTTGTAGAGCTATCGGAATCCCATCTAGAGTGGTTTCAAATCTGGTATCTGCCCACGATACCAATGCCACTCTAACGGTTGACAAATACTTTGACGCCAACAATGAAGAATTAAAAGAATTCAACGAAGATTCAATTTGGAATTATCACGTATGGAATGATGTGTATATGGCAAGACCTGATCTTCCACCAG gtTACGGAGGATGGCAAGCTATCGACGCTACCCCACAAGAAATGTCTTCCGGTTTCTACCAATGCGGACCAGCATCTCTGGAAGCCATTAAAAAAGGACAAGTAGGATTAAATTATGATGTACCATTTATGGTTGCATCAGTCAATGCCGATCTTATGAGATGGAAGGAAGACAAAACTTGTGAGTTGGGATATGCGAAAATATACTGTAACAAATACCA TATTGGCCGATACGTCTTGACCAAGAAGCCTTTCTTCTTCGATCCAAATACCGACAAGGATCGTCAAGATATCACATGCGAATATAAGATGAAGGAAGGAACCGAAGATGAAAGATTGTCGCTTTTGAATGCAGTTCGAGGCACAGAGACAGCCAAAAGATTATACGAATTGCCAGATCCGGGATTAGAAGATGTGAGCTTTGATCTAGTTGAACTGGAGAAAATCAATATTGGGGAGAATTTCTGCTTAGTTGTCAACATCAAAAACAAGAGCGATAAAGAGAG aCACATTAAGGTGTCCTTATCTGCTGGAAGTGTCTATTATACAGGAGTCAAAGCCAAccttattaagaaaattcatGGTGAATTCGTAATGAAACCCCATTCCACTGAAAAATTAAGGATGACCGTCAAGGCAGATGAATACCTGGAAAAACTGGTGGAATACTGTAACATGAAACTTTACGCCATCGCAACAGTAACAGAAACAAGACAAACTTGGGCAGACGAAGATGATTTCCAAGTCATCAAACCTTCAATCAAAATTGACGTTCCTGCTGAAATACCGAACAAACGAAACACTTTGATAAACCTTTCCTTCGTGAATCCGTTAAAGAAGACATTGACCAAATGCAAATTCAATGTATCTGGACCGTCTCTTGTAAGGAACCAGCTGATACATTATCCTGATGTTGCACCGGGAGCTACGGTAAACGTTGGTGTTAATATTACTCCAAGACTTGAAGGTGACCAAAAAATTGTCGCAACATTTTCTTCTAAAGAGTTGCTTGACATTACTGGTTCAGCTCAAGTAGAAGTTgtctaa
- the LOC109596755 gene encoding equilibrative nucleoside transporter 4, whose protein sequence is MEEVTSEPQYCECRSQGYAKLTKPRRSQDYDNRASFPTDPYNIVYLSLVMGGLAFLLPYNSFIMAMDYFKIRYPGTPFVFDLSLVYICVAFLTVLGNNLLLETISLNSRINFGYLMSFLTISFVVICEIWWEAFGTTTSYNVNLLAVAVVSIGCTVQQSSYYGFASMLPPKYTQAVMVGESASGLFTSTIRGLTRFTINELRGSTVYFFSVSASAVATCCAMYHLSRKSAFVQFYIRLCERDRTRITLEPIEDVGLIETNDSQYGILKIQTSPPPTESLSFANPVYEPSVSMPTYKVDVVIRGRPSISSTSLGIASIKRGLQARWDVTKIIYPYMISICLVYFTTLSIYPGIVSEVTSCHLGSWMPIYMMELFNGADLIGKILAKSNRFWTVNRLYGWSIGRLLMIPLMIMCVFPKENPIFEAEITAFILSIILGLSNGVLGSVPMIQAPTKVEDRFRELTGNMMTLLYMFGLAAGSFVAYFLQNLLKTTESKASPCVNFNQYEETVNATTPFTTISSSAITTLSSTLSTIVNNFTESSG, encoded by the exons ATGGAGGAGGTAACCAGCGAACCACAGTATTGTGAATGTCGGTCACAAGGTTACGCGAAGCTCACGAAGCCTCGCAGGTCGCAGGACTATGACAACAGGGCATCGTTTCCCACCGATCcctataatattgtttatcttTCGTTAGTTATGGGAGGACTTGCCTTCCTTTTGCCCTACAACAG ttttataatGGCAATGGATTACTTTAAGATTCGATATCCAGGCACCCCCTTTGTATTTGATTTGTCCTTGGTGTATATCTGTGTGGCATTCTTGACAGTATTAGGAAATAATCTATTATTGGAGACAATATCCTTAAATTCAAGAATCAATTTTG GTTACCTAATGTCCTTTTTGACTATTAGTTTCGTTGTAATATGCGAAATTTGGTGGGAAGCCTTTGGAACGACCACTTCTTACAATGTAAACTTATTAGCTGTAGCTGTAGTATCTATAGGTTGTACCG TGCAGCAATCTAGTTACTATGGATTTGCTAGTATGTTACCGCCAAAATATACTCAAGCAGTAATGGTTGGTGAAA gtGCATCTGGCTTGTTCACATCTACAATACGTGGACTGACAAGATTTACAATAAACGAACTTCGCGGAAGCACAGTGTATTTCTTTTCCGTGTCAGCATCAGCTGTAGCAACATGCTGCGCAATGTATCATCTTTCCAGAAAGTCTGCGTTCGTACAATTTTACATACGTTTGTGTGAGAGAGACAGGACACGTATAACATTGGAACCTATCGAAGACGTCGGTTTG attGAAACGAACGACTCCCAAtatggtattttaaaaattcaaaccaGTCCACCTCCAACAGAGAGTTTAAGTTTTGCAAATCCAGTGTATGAGCCGTCTGTCTCTATGCCAACGTACAAAGTTGATGTAGTAATCAGAGGACGACCAAGCATTAGCAGTACCAGTTTAGGGATTGCATCCATTAAAA gAGGTTTACAAGCACGATGGGACGTTACCAAAATCATTTATCCTTACATGATTTCAATTTGTCTGGTATACTTCACCACCCTTTCCATTTATCCTGGCATCGTGTCCGAAGTAACCAGTTGCCATTTAGGCTCGTGGATGCCGATCTATATGATGGAGTTGTTTAATGGGGCAGATTTAATCGGAAAAATATTGGCAAAATCCAATCGATTTTGGACCGTGAACCGTCTGTACGGCTGGTCTATAGGAAGACTGCTGATGATTCCATTGATGATTATGTGCGTCTTCCCAAAAGAAAATCCAATATTCGAGGCCGAAATTACTGCGTTCATTCTTTCCATTATCCTGGGTCTCAGCAACGGAGTTTTGGGTAGCGTTCCTATGATTCAAGCGCCAACCAAAGTCGAGGATAGATTTAGAGAATTAACAG gtAATATGATGACATTACTCTACATGTTTGGACTAGCAGCTGGATCTTTTGTGGCATACTTCCTACAAAATCTCCTCAAAACAACAGAAAGTAAAGCTTCGCCATGTGTCAACTTCAATCAGTACGAGGAAACTGTAAACGCAACAACTCCTTTTACAACCATTTCATCATCTGCCATAACTACATTATCCTCCACATTgtcaacaattgtaaataatttcactGAATCATCTGGTTAA
- the LOC109596773 gene encoding fatty acid synthase: MPARVPDTQGGHINQFTDDVVITGISGRLPESNNIEEFKQQLFDGVDLVTDDERRWPSGLYGLPTRTGKIKDIAHFDATFFGVHAKQAHVMDPQLRMLLELTHEAIVDAGVNPNEIKGSRTGVFIGVSDSESSEFWTQDPEQVNGYGLTGCCRAMFPNRISYTFDFNGPSYAIDTACSSSLFAFQQAVTAIKTGQCDAAIVGGVNLLLKPTSSLQFHRLSMLSPQGMCKAFDASGNGYVRSEAAVVVYLQKASAARRVYATVLGAKTNTDGNKEQGITFPAGGMQNKLIREVYAESGVDPKDVAYVEAHGTGTKVGDPQEVNSIADFFCKNRKDPLLIGSVKSNMGHSEPASGLCSLAKIVIAMEAGKIPGNLHFKSPNKDIPALNDGRLKVVAKNEEWNGGIVGVNSFGFGGANAHIILKSNPKPKTSWTAETLPRIVGVSGRTTEAVNNFLNKVEENKNDEEFLALVDAVHSKNINGHFYRGHVVLKDQPVREVSETAAERPIWYVFSGMGSQWPGMAKDLMKVEQFRNSIRKSSEALKPHGINLEEIIVNGTEATFENVLNSFISIAAVQVALTDVLKSVGIEPNGIVGHSVGEIGCAYADGTLTAEQAVLAAYSRGRAILESNLAPGAMAAIGLSWEEAKKRCPPEIFPACHNSEDSVTISGPPAAIEKFVAELTAENIFAKAVKSSGTAFHSKYIADAGPKLRKALDQIIPNPKPRSPRWISSSIPESAWGTPLAQQSSAAYHVNNLLSPVLFHEALQHVPENAIAIEIAPTGLLQAILKRALGPKATNISLVKRGYEDNVQFLLSALGKLYNAGGQPQFSNLYHPVNFPVGKGTPMLASMIEWDHSTEWSVANFAGKGSRSGELVIDVDLSKESDSYLAGHAIDGRVLFPATGYLTLVWKTFAKLRNEDFEQLPVILENVQFHRATIMPKEGSVKFLINIFEGTGEFELCEGGSVAVSGKISVPEDVSKEVLNLPKPVPKNEPDVLPLNKADIYKELRLRGYDYEQIFRGIIEADNRGLAGKLQWDNNWISFIDTMLQFSILGQNTRELYLPTRLQRAVINPKEHLEFIKKNGEGEGVPVYMYRDIGVIKSAGIELRGMKASLAPRRQQTQSDPKLETYKFTPFNNTQALNDDSDKGKILALTVLSQLVLENSSGALKLKVVEAVSDKPIEAALVTTVTDILEKEPMLSVEAIAVTPSPVDTATLEPYGVKNVIRDVTSNAVDQNAHLVILSDVITYKKQNVLQNAVAALKAGGFILLEEPKGAVDESLLKQNGLVTISTQVTATKSFVLARKPIEVPSDAIVIQVSENTFSWVEPLKDALKKSETDGTKIYLYVHGEQLTGLVGMVNCLKQEPGGGNLRSVFIQDSSAPAFSISAYADVLRKDLVHNVLKNKVWGTYRHTLLDYASDSSKLQVEHAYINTLTRGDLASLRWIEGPLRYFKGAENTELCHVYYAPLNFRDIMLATGKLPPDALPGDLAGQDCILGLEFSGRDTKGRRVMGMVAARSLATTVLADPGFLWEVPEKWSLEEAATIPVVYGTSYYALIVRGRMKPGESVLIHAGTGGVGQASIAIALHMGCKVFTTVGSQAKRDFLKKTFPQLTDDNIGNSRDTSFEQLVLSQTNGRGVDLVLNSLAAHQLQASVRCLAIGGRFLEIGKVDLSNNSALGMSVFLKNTTFHGILLDALFDSDCPEKREVMKLVTEGIASGAVRPLPKTVYNENQVEQAFRYMASGKHIGKVLLKIRDEESRKSQPTKFKSVSAIPKTYMDPEKTYILVGGLGGFGLELANWLILRGATKIVLTSRSGIKTGYQSLCIRRWRESGVKVLVSTADSTTDKGAKRLLEEASQLGPVGGIFNLAVVLRDAMMENQSEADFKTVCKPKVDGSKQLDAASRALAPHLDYFVNFSSVSCGRGNAGQANYGLANSAMERIAEARQDAGLPGVAIQWGAIGDVGLILETMGGNDTEVGGTLPQRMASCLSTIDVFLQQPNAVVASMVLAEKRKGGSGGNQVSLTDAVANILGIKDSSTVSGNATLADLGMDSLMGAEIKQTLERNYDLVLSAQEIRGLTFGKLIELNSGGAAPAEAAPAKDNQVQFDQSAELMPSNVLVKMESKQSDSKKNPVFILHPIEGVVNALKQLAKNIDAPVYGLQCVKNAPLNSIAELAQYYISQIKTVQPKGPYNLIGYSFGACVAFEMGVYLEANKEQVKLLLIDGSPAYVATHTGKARQKIQGNSDAEQSEALVYFILQFKEIDQQKTAAELMALKTWDERLKAATQILSGATPYPAEQLSAAASSFYYKLVAADKYKPTGMFNGPVTLIKASDNYVQLGEDYGLSNVCKQKVAIETLNGNHRSILLSGVVEKIADVLSNTMLKA, translated from the exons ATGCCTGCTAGGGTACCTGACACTCAAGGTGGTCACATCAACCAATTCACCGACGATGTGGTGATCACCGGTATTTCCGGTCGTCTGCCCGAAAGTAACAACATCGAAGAGTTCAAGCAACAACTTTTCGATGGTGTCGATTTGGTCACGGACGATGAAAGGAGATGGCCATCCGGACTCTACGGTTTGCCGACTCGTACCGGAAAGATCAAGGACATCGCCCATTTCGACGCCACCTTCTTCGGCGTTCACGCCAAACAGGCGCACGTTATGGACCCGCAACTGAGAATGTTACTTGAATTGACTCACGAGGCTATCGTAGACGCAGGTGTCAATCCGAACGAAATTAAGGGATCAAGGACTGGTGTTTTCATTGGAGTATCTGACAGTGAATCTTCGGAGTTTTGGACCCAAGACCCCGAACAAGTAAATGGATACGGTCTGACTGGATGTTGCAGGGCCATGTTCCCCAACAGAATTTCATACACATTTGACTTTAACGGACCCAGTTATGCCATCGATACAGCTTGCTCTAGCAGTTTGTTCGCATTCCAACAGGCAGTTACCGCAATAAAAACCGGACAATGTGACGCCGCAATTGTAGGAGGTGTAAATCTCTTGTTGAAACCCACATCCTCCCTTCAGTTCCATCGCTTGAGTATGTTAAGTCCTCAAGGTATGTGCAAGGCCTTCGATGCATCCGGAAACGGTTACGTCAGATCTGAAGCTGCCGTTGTTGTATATTTGCAAAAAGCCTCTGCAGCAAGACGTGTTTATGCCACTGTTTTGGGAGCAAAAACCAACACTGACGGAAACAAGGAACAGGGTATCACTTTCCCCGCTGGTGGTATGCAAAATAAACTGATCAGGGAAGTCTATGCCGAAAGCGGTGTTGACCCTAAAGATGTGGCTTACGTTGAAGCTCACGGTACTGGTACCAAAGTAGGCGATCCTCAAGAAGTAAACTCCATCGCCGACTTCTTCTGCAAGAACCGCAAGGACCCATTGCTGATTGGTTCCGTTAAAAGTAACATGGGCCATTCAGAACCCGCTTCAGGCTTGTGCTCTCTCGCTAAAATTGTAATCGCCATGGAAGCCGGCAAGATTCCCGGAAATTTGCACTTCAAATCTCCCAACAAGGATATTCCTGCTCTCAACGACGGACGTCTTAAGGTGGTAGCAAAGAATGAAGAATGGAACGGAGGAATTGTGGGTGTTAACTCCTTCGGATTCGGAGGTGCCAATGctcacattatattaaaatcaaacccCAAACCCAAGACATCCTGGACCGCAGAAACATTGCCCAGAATTGTCGGTGTATCTGGTCGTACAACTGAGGCCGTAAACAATTTCTTGAACAAAGTTGAGGAGAACAAAAATGATGAAGAATTTTTGGCTTTGGTAGATGCTGTTCACAGCAAAAACATCAACGGACACTTTTACCGTGGACATGTTGTCTTAAAGGACCAACCAGTAAGAGAAGTAAGTGAAACTGCCGCCGAAAGACCAATCTGGTATGTATTCTCTGGAATGGGATCTCAATGGCCTGGAATGGCCAAGGACCTCATGAAAGTCGAGCAATTCAGAAACTCTATCAGGAAAAGCTCTGAAGCCCTTAAACCACATGGCATTAATTTAGaggaaattattgtaaatggaACAGAAGCTACATTTGAAAATGTCCTTAACTCATTCATCTCTATTGCCGCAGTACAAGTCGCCCTTACAGACGTTTTGAAGTCTGTAGGTATTGAACCTAATGGTATTGTAGGTCACTCCGTCGGAGAAATTGGATGTGCCTACGCTGATGGTACCTTGACTGCCGAACAAGCCGTTCTGGCCGCTTATTCTAGAGGTAGGGCTATTTTGGAAAGTAACCTTGCACCAGGTGCTATGGCTGCCATTGGTTTATCTTGGGAAGAAGCTAAAAAGCGTTGCCCACCTGAAATCTTCCCCGCTTGCCATAACAGCGAGGACAGTGTGACCATTTCTGGACCACCAGCTGCCATTGAAAAGTTTGTAGCAGAACTCACGGCAGAAAATATCTTCGCTAAAGCAGTCAAGAGCTCTGGAACTGCCTTCCACAGCAAATACATCGCTGATGCTGGACCAAAACTTAGAAAAGCATTGGATCAAATCATCCCCAACCCTAAACCTCGTTCTCCTAGGTGGATCTCATCGTCTATTCCCGAATCCGCTTGGGGAACACCACTTGCACAACAAAGCTCCGCAGCTTATCACGTAAACAACTTGTTATCCCCCGTTTTGTTCCACGAAGCCCTTCAACACGTACCTGAGAAtgctattgctattgaaatCGCACCTACTGGACTTCTTCAAGCTATTTTGAAGAGGGCTTTGGGACCAAAAGCCACAAATATCAGCTTGGTAAAGAGAGGATACGAAGACAACGTTCAATTTTTGTTGTCTGCACTTGGAAA attgtACAATGCTGGTGGTCAACCCCAATTTAGCAACTTGTACCATCCCGTCAATTTCCCTGTAGGAAAAGGAACACCTATGTTGGCATCCATGATTGAATGGGATCACTCCACTGAATGGTCTGTTGCGAACTTTGCAGGAAAAGGTTCCCGATCTGGAGAATTGGTTATTGATGTGGACCTCAGCAAAGAATCTGACTCATATTTGGCAGGACACGCAATTGATGGACGTGTCTTGTTCCCAGCTACAGGATATTTG ACCTTGGTCTGGAAAACTTTTGCCAAATTGCGCAATGAAGATTTTGAACAGTTGCCAGTTATTTTGGAAAATGTGCAATTCCATCGTGCTACTATTATGCCGAAGGAAGGATCAGTGAAATTCTTAATCAACATCTTTGAAGGCACTGGCGAATTCGAACTCTGCGAAGGTGGATCAGTAGCAGTATCTGGTAAAATATCAGTGCCAGAAGATGTTTCCAAAGAAGTATTGAATCTCCCTAAACCTGTTCCCAAGAATGAACCTGATGTGTTGCCCTTAAACAAGGCTGACATTTACAAAGAACTGCGTCTTCGTGGATACGATTATGAACAAATCTTCCGAGGAATCATTGAAGCAGACAACAGGGGATTGGCTGGTAAACTTCAATGGGACAACAACTGGATCAGTTTCATTGACACAATGCTCCAATTCTCCATTCTTGGACAAAATACACGTGAACTCTACCTCCCAACTAGACTACAAAGGGCAGTCATTAATCCAAAAGAACATTTGGAATTTATTAAGAAGAATGGCGAAGGAGAAGGTGTACCAGTCTACATGTACCGTGACATTGGAGTTATTAAATCAGCTGGTATTGAACTCAGGGGCATGAAAGCTAGCTTGGCACCTCGTCGTCAACAAACTCAATCAGATCCCAAATTGGAAACATACAAATTTACACCCTTCAACAATACTCAAGCCCTCAATGACGACAGCGATAAAGGCAAAATTCTGGCTTTGACCGTGCTTTCACAGCTCGTCTTGGAAAATAGTTCTGGAGCATTGAAACTGAAAGTTGTTGAAGCAGTTAGTGACAAACCTATTGAGGCGGCTTTAGTGACTACAGTCACTGACATTTTGGAAAAAGAACCAATGTTGTCTGTTGAAGCCATTGCTGTTACCCCATCACCAGTTGATACTGCTACATTAGAACCATACGgcgttaaaaatgttattagagATGTTACAAGCAATGCCGTCGATCAAAACGCTCATTTAGTGATATTATCAGATGTGATAACTTACAAGAAACAAAATGTTCTGCAGAACGCTGTAGCTGCTTTGAAAGCCGGAGGATTTATTCTTTTGGAAGAACCGAAAGGAGCAGTTGATGAAAGccttttgaaacaaaatggTTTGGTTACCATCAGTACCCAAGTCACAGCCACTAAATCGTTTGTCTTGGCAAGAAAACCAATTGAAGTGCCTTCTGATGCTATTGTCATTCAAGTTTCTGAAAATACCTTCTCTTGGGTTGAACCGTTGAAAGACGCTCTCAAGAAAAGTGAAACCGATGGAACCAAGATTTACTTATACGTACATGGAGAACAACTTACTGGTTTGGTAGGAATGGTTAACTGCTTGAAACAAGAACCAGGTGGTGGCAACCTCAGATCAGTTTTCATCCAAGACAGCAGCGCCCCTGCTTTCTCCATCAGTGCCTATGCAGATGTATTGAGGAAAGATTTGGTCCACAATGTTTTGAAGAACAAGGTATGGGGTACCTACCGTCATACTCTTTTGGACTATGCATCGGACAGTAGTAAATTGCAAGTGGAACATGCATACATTAACACCCTTACCAGAGGTGACTTGGCTAGTCTTCGTTGGATTGAAGGACCTTTGAGATACTTCaa gGGAGCGGAAAATACCGAACTTTGCCACGTATACTACGCACCACTCAACTTCCGTGATATTATGTTGGCTACAGGAAAACTCCCACCAGATGCATTGCCTGGAGATCTTGCTGGACAAGATTGTATTCTTGGGCTCGAATTTTCTGGTAGGGACACTAAGGGTAGGCGTGTAATGGGTATGGTCGCAGCCAGAAGTTTAGCTACTACAGTCTTGGCTGACCCTGGTTTCCTCTGGGAAGTTCCTGAAAAATGGAGCTTGGAGGAGGCTGCAACAATTCCTGTCGTATACGGAACC AGTTACTACGCTTTGATTGTAAGAGGAAGAATGAAGCCTGGTGAATCCGTTTTGATCCATGCTGGTACTGGTGGTGTAGGTCAAGCATCTATTGCCATTGCTTTGCACATGGGCTGCAAAGTTTTCACCACTGTAGGAAGTCAAGCAAAGAGAGATTTCCTCAAGAAGACTTTCCCACAACTTACTGATGACAATATTGGCAACTCTCGTGATACAAGCTTCGAACAATTGGTTTTATCTCAGACCAACGGTCGTGGTGTTGATTTAGTACTCAACTCTCTGGCCGCTCACCAATTGCAGGCTTCAGTCCGTTGTCTGGCCATTGGTGGACGTTTCTTGGAAATCGGAAAGGTCGATCTTTCAAACAATTCCGCTCTTGGAATGAGTGTCTTCTTGAAGAACACTACATTCCATGGAATTTTATTAGATGCCTTGTTTGACTCGGACTGTCCCGAAAAGAGGGAAGTTATGAAATTGGTTACCGAAGGTATTGCCAGCGGAGCAGTTCGCCCACTCCCGAAAACTGTATACAATGAAAACCAAGTTGAACAAGCATTCAGATACATGGCGTCAGGCAAACACATTGGTAAAGTTCTCTTGAAAATTAGAGACGAAGAAAGTCGCAAATCTCAACCAACTAAGTTTAAGTCAGTGTCTGCTATTCCGAAAACATATATGGATCCAGAGAAAACTTACATCCTTGTAGGAGGTTTGGGAGGATTCGGTTTGGAACTGGCCAATTGGTTGATCCTTAGAGGGGCAACCAAAATTGTACTTACTTCAAGAAGCGGCATTAAAACTGGTTACCAATCACTTTGCATTAGAAGATGGAGGGAAAGTGGTGTCAAGGTTTTGGTATCCACCGCTGATTCCACCACTGACAAAGGTGCTAAGAGGCTGTTGGAAGAAGCTAGTCAGTTGGGTCCAGTTGGAGGTATCTTCAACTTGGCTGTCGTTCTACGTGACGCGATGATGGAAAATCAATCCGAAGCTGACTTCAAAACCGTCTGCAAACCAAAGGTCGATGGAAGCAAACAATTAGATGCTGCATCCAGAGCTCTAGCCCCACACTTGGATTACTTCGTCAATTTCTCATCTGTATCGTGCGGTCGTGGTAATGCTGGTCAAGCCAATTATGGTTTGGCTAACTCTGCCATGGAAAGAATTGCCGAAGCTCGTCAAGATGCTGGTCTGCCTGGTGTTGCTATTCAATGGGGAGCTATTGGAGATGTCGGTCTTATCTTGGAAACCATGGGTGGCAATGACACTGAAGTAGGAGGAACTTTGCCTCAAAGAATGGCTTCTTGCTTGTCAACAATCGATGTTTTCCTGCAACAACCAAATGCCGTTGTTGCCAGTATGGTACTTGCTGAAAAGAGGAAAGGAGGTAGCGGTGGAAACCAAGTCAGTCTTACCGATGCTGTTGCAAACATTCTTGGTATTAAGGATTCGTCTACCGTTTCCGGAAACGCCACATTGGCTGATTTGGGTATGGATTCTCTTATGGGAGCTGAAATTAAACAGACTTTGGAACGTAACTACGACTTGGTACTTAGTGCACAGGAGATTAGAGGACTTACCTTCGGTAAATTGATTGAACTGAACAGCGGTGGAGCTGCACCTGCTGAAGCAGCCCCAGCTAAAGACAATCAAGTACAATTTGACCAATCTGCTGAACTTATGCCCAGCAACGTTTTGGTTAAAATGGAGAGCAAGCAAAGTGACAGCAAGAAGAACCCTGTATTTATTTTGCATCCTATTGAAGGTGTTGTAAATGCACTTAAACAACTGGCGAAGAACATTGATGCGCCTGTGTACGGCTTACAATGCGTTAAAAATGCTCCTCTCAATTCAATTGCTGAATTGGCACAATACTACATTAGTCAAATTAAAACCGTTCAACCTAAGGGACCCTACAATTTAATCGGTTACTCATTTGGTGCCTGTGTGGCATTTGAAATGGGTGTATATTTGGAAGCTAACAAGGAACAAGTGAAATTATTACTGATTGACGGATCTCCAGCCTACGTGGCTACCCATACTGGAAAGGCTAGGCAAAAGATTCAAGGCAACAGCGATGCTGAACAAAGTGAAGCGTTGGTGTACTTCATCCTTCAATTCAAGGAAATCGACCAACAGAAG acCGCAGCTGAACTAATGGCACTTAAGACTTGGGATGAAAGGTTGAAGGCCGCTACCCAAATCCTTTCTGGAGCTACTCCATACCCTGCTGAACAACTGTCTGCAGCCGCCTCTAGTTTCTACTACAAACTGGTAGCAGCCGATAAATACAAACCAACCGGCATGTTCAATGGTCCTGTTACATTGATCAAAGCTAGTGATAACTATGTACAATTGGGAGAAGATTATGGACTTTCTAAT GTCTGCAAACAAAAGGTGGCCATAGAAACATTGAACGGAAACCATCGCAGCATCCTACTTAGTGGTGTTGTGGAGAAAATCGCCGATGTCCTCTCGAACACCATGCTGAAAGCATGA